One Conexivisphaerales archaeon genomic region harbors:
- a CDS encoding cytochrome bc complex cytochrome b subunit, with translation MSEVKEEKKDAVSRFIGFLDDRIGFSKTFLRPPPVHTLNPFAWLGALAVLAFFAQGITGVLMMLYYVPTPDSAYQSTTNVIQKIPMGSLLETFHLYMAYAMILIVFMHLMRNYFASVGKKPRELMWVVGFVMGVLTLGQALTGYLLPWSVLSKSATDVFIGTLGVLPPQLFLPVKYLLTGTGSDAQELFHFFVFHTVVIPFTLFILIILKIYMYEIHGHAPPASGLKEGQEKAVPFFWDATWYMLMIGAAFVAVVIVVSSVFPLSLPPEYSPQAAAQAVVQPDWYFLWLYQVLKFQFFAGPNEPLAIGIITVFFIVLAIIPFIDRKKERDPMKRPWYVTLGGIMVAEIVVLTVWGYLTPGQNAPTGQVIEIMAGTALLVIFVFWLAYRWKAMTSRRLTAAEIVSSVKFLKQPFENRGPTFLFLLLLAIASYAMASTVSAITVPGYSLGYLLGNTLLLGISLYAMSKLLKYLVQNYEMQVKRK, from the coding sequence ATGAGCGAAGTCAAGGAAGAGAAGAAGGACGCTGTCAGCAGGTTCATAGGGTTTCTGGATGATAGGATAGGTTTTTCAAAGACGTTTTTGAGACCCCCGCCAGTCCATACACTTAATCCGTTCGCCTGGCTCGGAGCTCTGGCAGTCCTAGCTTTTTTTGCCCAGGGGATAACTGGAGTTCTTATGATGCTTTACTACGTACCCACTCCAGATAGTGCATACCAGTCGACAACTAACGTGATTCAGAAGATACCTATGGGGTCGCTGCTGGAGACTTTTCACCTCTACATGGCTTATGCAATGATACTGATAGTCTTTATGCACCTGATGAGGAATTACTTTGCAAGTGTTGGCAAAAAACCGAGGGAGCTGATGTGGGTGGTTGGCTTTGTGATGGGTGTTTTGACATTAGGTCAGGCGCTGACAGGATACCTGTTGCCATGGTCGGTTTTATCCAAGTCAGCCACAGATGTCTTCATAGGTACTCTGGGAGTCCTGCCGCCACAGCTCTTTCTGCCTGTCAAATACCTGCTTACAGGAACAGGTTCAGATGCTCAGGAGCTCTTCCACTTCTTTGTCTTTCACACGGTTGTCATTCCTTTCACTCTATTCATCCTGATAATACTGAAGATATACATGTACGAGATACACGGCCATGCCCCACCTGCGTCAGGCCTGAAGGAAGGTCAGGAAAAAGCAGTTCCCTTCTTCTGGGACGCTACTTGGTACATGTTGATGATAGGAGCAGCGTTCGTGGCTGTGGTTATAGTTGTGTCGTCAGTCTTCCCTCTGAGCTTGCCACCAGAATACTCACCTCAAGCTGCAGCTCAGGCAGTAGTGCAGCCTGACTGGTATTTCCTCTGGCTGTACCAGGTACTGAAATTCCAGTTCTTTGCAGGTCCCAACGAGCCACTTGCAATCGGCATAATCACTGTCTTCTTCATAGTTCTTGCCATCATACCATTCATAGACAGGAAGAAGGAAAGGGACCCGATGAAGAGGCCATGGTATGTGACTCTGGGAGGAATTATGGTTGCTGAGATAGTTGTGCTCACTGTCTGGGGTTACCTGACGCCTGGACAGAATGCACCTACCGGTCAGGTTATAGAAATAATGGCCGGAACAGCTTTGTTGGTAATATTCGTCTTCTGGCTTGCATACAGGTGGAAGGCGATGACCTCAAGGAGGCTCACAGCAGCGGAGATAGTAAGTTCAGTGAAGTTTCTGAAGCAGCCGTTTGAGAACAGGGGACCTACATTCTTGTTTCTCCTTCTTCTGGCAATAGCATCATATGCGATGGCTTCAACAGTTTCTGCTATAACAGTGCCAGGCTATTCACTTGGTTATCTGCTGGGTAATACTCTGCTACTCGGCATATCTCTTTACGCCATGAGCAAGCTTTTGAAGTATCTGGTACAGAATTACGAGATGCAGGTGAAAAGAAAATGA
- the folP gene encoding dihydropteroate synthase, with translation MKPSYLGSLRVGCSEKVRLIGVINLSPESFYAGSVAKSAEDALRVARKQLEEGADIIDVGGMSSAPYKETEVSEEVESDRVVGAVRLIKKETDAIVSVDTFRSSVAEKALSAGADIVNDVTGLQADSKMAKVIADHSASAILMAKEDYAAGQPEARAPADIIISILRKSVNLALDSGIPSDQIAVDPGIGFFRKQKIPWYEWDMRVLTSLTRLTLLGFPVVVGVSRKSFIGEIAGLKEPSQRLFGSVAAESIAVCNGADAVRTHDVASSLQAARIAEEARRLLINSSEGRCYRSSREGNSEAYLLPPLQSLSDALEIIGFAGVETRAYSILSSKALQRNILLLNIPNPLLLIIKQEMLSLGGDVATPMDSILGRIETGNAVLIGSLSQLKKLCSRLKKMEIGYLSRKGLLTPKRLAHMIERFTD, from the coding sequence TTGAAGCCATCATACCTTGGAAGCCTTAGGGTTGGCTGCTCCGAAAAGGTGAGGCTGATAGGAGTGATCAACCTTAGTCCGGAATCCTTCTACGCAGGGTCAGTCGCAAAATCAGCAGAAGATGCGTTAAGAGTTGCCAGAAAGCAGTTGGAAGAAGGGGCAGACATAATTGACGTAGGAGGCATGTCAAGTGCCCCATACAAAGAAACTGAAGTATCTGAAGAGGTCGAGAGTGATAGGGTCGTCGGAGCAGTCAGGCTGATAAAGAAGGAGACAGATGCCATAGTTTCAGTCGATACGTTCAGAAGTAGTGTGGCAGAAAAGGCACTCTCAGCAGGTGCAGATATAGTTAATGACGTAACCGGTCTGCAAGCTGACAGTAAAATGGCCAAGGTTATTGCAGACCATTCAGCTTCTGCAATCCTGATGGCTAAAGAGGATTATGCAGCAGGTCAGCCTGAAGCCAGGGCTCCTGCAGATATAATCATCTCCATCCTGAGGAAAAGCGTCAATCTCGCACTTGACTCAGGTATACCTTCGGACCAGATAGCTGTTGACCCAGGCATAGGATTCTTCAGAAAGCAGAAGATCCCATGGTACGAATGGGATATGAGAGTCCTTACCTCGCTTACAAGGTTAACCCTGCTAGGCTTTCCAGTTGTTGTTGGTGTTTCAAGAAAATCGTTCATAGGAGAGATCGCAGGGCTCAAGGAGCCGAGCCAGAGGTTATTTGGCTCAGTAGCAGCAGAGTCCATAGCTGTGTGCAACGGGGCTGATGCAGTCAGAACCCATGATGTGGCTTCGTCACTTCAGGCTGCAAGAATAGCTGAAGAAGCTAGAAGGTTGTTGATCAACTCAAGCGAAGGCAGATGCTACCGTTCATCAAGGGAAGGCAATTCAGAAGCATATCTGCTCCCTCCTCTTCAGAGCTTATCAGATGCCTTGGAGATTATCGGATTTGCTGGCGTCGAAACCAGAGCATACAGCATTCTATCCTCAAAGGCTCTTCAGAGAAATATTCTGCTTTTGAACATACCAAACCCTCTGCTTCTTATTATCAAGCAGGAGATGCTCTCTCTCGGAGGAGATGTGGCAACCCCGATGGATTCTATCCTTGGCAGAATAGAGACTGGAAATGCTGTTCTTATAGGAAGCCTATCACAGTTGAAGAAACTCTGTTCAAGACTGAAGAAGATGGAGATAGGGTATCTGAGCAGAAAAGGTTTGCTGACACCAAAAAGACTTGCGCACATGATTGAAAGGTTCACTGACTGA
- a CDS encoding 6-hydroxymethylpterin diphosphokinase MptE-like protein, whose product MLGQDWEKIYQQIASDLGLQRQRDELAADIMQSLMEKRKETKPERLEMILKDKMAFVFGAGPSLRSDAETFAAIRINEMSNVVVVAADGATECLMGYGVRPDVIVTDLDGNIKYIEEASREGALLVIHAHGDNIHLLEEYVTRFEGEVLATTQVSERRLVHNFGGFTDGDRAAIIAARFGARSIVLAGMDFGDTVGRYSKPYLNEEKRADMKKLKKLKWGKRLLELLSENYSDKLALYNATSAGEEVQGYRKVQFHELKGL is encoded by the coding sequence GTGCTCGGTCAGGACTGGGAGAAGATATACCAGCAGATAGCCTCAGACCTGGGACTTCAAAGACAAAGGGATGAACTTGCAGCAGATATTATGCAAAGTCTGATGGAGAAGAGAAAGGAGACAAAGCCGGAAAGACTTGAGATGATCCTAAAGGATAAGATGGCATTCGTCTTTGGTGCTGGTCCATCGCTCAGGTCTGATGCCGAAACTTTTGCAGCTATCAGGATAAATGAAATGAGTAATGTTGTAGTCGTTGCAGCTGATGGTGCAACAGAGTGCCTCATGGGCTACGGTGTAAGACCTGATGTTATTGTAACAGACCTGGATGGAAATATCAAGTATATTGAGGAGGCTTCAAGAGAGGGTGCTCTTCTCGTTATTCATGCTCATGGAGATAACATCCATCTGCTTGAAGAATATGTCACAAGATTCGAAGGGGAAGTCCTGGCGACTACACAGGTTAGCGAAAGAAGGCTTGTACATAACTTTGGCGGCTTCACGGATGGGGACAGGGCTGCAATAATCGCTGCTAGATTTGGTGCAAGAAGCATAGTTCTTGCAGGTATGGATTTTGGAGATACTGTCGGCAGGTACTCCAAGCCATACCTGAACGAAGAGAAGAGGGCTGATATGAAAAAGCTGAAAAAACTGAAGTGGGGTAAGAGGCTTTTGGAGTTACTTTCTGAAAATTATTCAGATAAGTTAGCTCTGTACAATGCGACAAGCGCTGGGGAAGAGGTGCAAGGATATAGGAAGGTTCAATTTCATGAATTGAAGGGGTTATGA
- a CDS encoding dihydroneopterin aldolase family protein, whose protein sequence is MAQASDPAKRYFHERTTDEIRAVFEATISLSMLYHKLIGLPVSDNVEDLRLLEKALELSVKKQPYKTYAFVRIDKERIRNNVREKGKSAYSYVELEGDMLELRVKAEYGEAYAVVGMKYVKELNYPLMYIEEIGTKKKGFKGS, encoded by the coding sequence ATGGCTCAAGCAAGCGACCCTGCAAAGAGATATTTTCATGAAAGGACAACGGATGAAATCAGGGCTGTCTTCGAAGCAACTATATCTTTGTCGATGCTCTACCACAAGCTGATAGGCCTGCCTGTAAGCGATAATGTTGAAGACCTCAGGCTGCTTGAGAAGGCTCTTGAACTAAGTGTAAAGAAACAGCCTTACAAGACATATGCATTTGTTAGAATAGATAAAGAGAGAATAAGGAATAATGTAAGAGAGAAAGGAAAGAGTGCATATTCATATGTCGAGCTTGAAGGAGATATGCTTGAACTTCGTGTGAAGGCAGAGTATGGAGAAGCCTATGCTGTTGTAGGCATGAAGTATGTGAAAGAGCTGAATTATCCATTGATGTACATAGAAGAAATAGGGACAAAGAAGAAAGGGTTCAAAGGCTCCTGA
- a CDS encoding ABC transporter permease produces MTDRKLRTTLTIIGIIIGPATIVALLGATQGFSNAVASEFSKTGSTSIFVTPQGRGSFLTYTDVPVIQKMNGVKAVVPYYLLTGTIAQGGQQTSVQIVAGDFSQLSLVLPGLNLADGNLVSSSDLAGADIGWYIAHPQVAGTANVTINQVITISFSGFSGFGASGANGQKSFIVRGIFSQYGQGFLINPDEGVFIPLSEGQSILHSNHYSGIIVIADSPSTVNQVISEIDAQYGQSVRVTAVTQILNTIQSITNGIGTILASIGSISVIVAFIGIMTTMFTTVVERQKEIGTLKALGFTSRNILSVFVVEAAITGFLGGVIGAISGVGLSYVIIALFSGAGLGGGTNQPRTLGNGGGQGAFAGSFSNLHIVPAISPELLLAAIALATAVGALAGLLPAWRASRLTPVEALRSL; encoded by the coding sequence ATGACTGACAGAAAACTCAGGACTACGCTGACTATAATAGGCATCATAATAGGTCCTGCCACGATCGTTGCTCTTCTGGGGGCAACTCAAGGATTCAGCAATGCGGTTGCCAGCGAATTCTCGAAGACAGGTTCGACTAGTATTTTCGTAACTCCTCAGGGAAGAGGTTCTTTTCTCACATATACTGATGTACCTGTCATACAGAAGATGAACGGTGTAAAGGCTGTAGTGCCCTACTATCTTCTTACTGGTACGATTGCTCAGGGAGGCCAGCAGACAAGTGTCCAGATAGTTGCAGGCGATTTCTCCCAGCTTTCTCTTGTATTACCTGGTCTAAACCTGGCTGATGGCAATCTGGTAAGTTCTTCTGACCTTGCTGGTGCTGACATAGGCTGGTATATCGCTCATCCACAGGTAGCAGGCACAGCTAACGTAACAATCAATCAAGTGATAACGATTTCATTTTCAGGATTTTCAGGTTTTGGAGCCTCCGGCGCAAACGGTCAAAAATCCTTCATAGTTAGGGGTATCTTTTCCCAGTATGGTCAGGGATTCTTGATCAACCCTGACGAGGGTGTCTTCATTCCTCTCTCCGAAGGGCAGTCGATACTGCACTCTAATCATTACAGCGGAATAATAGTCATAGCTGACTCGCCCTCCACAGTCAACCAAGTCATATCGGAAATTGATGCACAATATGGTCAGTCTGTCAGGGTAACAGCAGTGACCCAGATTCTCAACACAATCCAGAGCATAACTAACGGAATAGGAACCATTCTGGCCAGTATAGGAAGCATTTCTGTGATTGTTGCTTTTATAGGCATCATGACAACAATGTTCACCACAGTCGTCGAAAGACAGAAAGAGATAGGGACGCTGAAGGCTCTAGGTTTTACAAGCAGAAATATACTCTCCGTATTCGTGGTGGAAGCTGCAATTACAGGCTTTCTTGGAGGGGTTATAGGAGCAATTTCTGGTGTTGGCCTGTCATACGTCATCATAGCTCTATTCTCAGGCGCAGGATTGGGCGGAGGTACAAATCAGCCAAGAACTTTGGGAAATGGAGGAGGACAGGGTGCTTTTGCAGGCAGCTTTTCAAACTTGCATATAGTTCCTGCTATAAGCCCTGAGCTCCTGCTAGCAGCAATAGCCTTGGCAACAGCTGTTGGTGCACTTGCAGGCTTACTCCCTGCGTGGCGAGCATCAAGGTTGACGCCTGTTGAGGCTCTCAGGAGCCTTTGA
- a CDS encoding ABC transporter ATP-binding protein yields the protein MSSMAIEVENLVKVYGEGEARTYALRGVNLTVEKGDYVAIMGPSGSGKSTLLNLMGALDRPTSGKIAISGKDISRLSSAELANVRNREIGFVFQSFNLINRMTALENVELPLLLRNLSPSDRRRRAMLVLKQFGLAEKAKNKPDQLSGGEQQRVAVSRALASDPSIILADEPTGNLDSKNAEQMMEILGNLNQKLGKTLVVITHSEEVARRARRIVHIRDGKIERVEEN from the coding sequence ATGAGCAGCATGGCAATAGAAGTTGAAAATCTGGTTAAGGTCTACGGAGAAGGAGAGGCGAGAACCTATGCTTTGAGAGGGGTCAATTTAACGGTGGAAAAGGGCGATTATGTTGCAATAATGGGTCCTTCTGGCTCAGGCAAGAGCACACTTCTTAACCTCATGGGTGCACTGGACAGACCAACCTCTGGAAAAATAGCAATATCCGGCAAAGATATCTCAAGACTATCAAGCGCCGAACTTGCAAACGTGAGAAACAGGGAGATAGGATTCGTCTTCCAGTCCTTCAACCTGATAAACAGGATGACCGCTCTTGAGAACGTAGAGCTACCTCTTCTGCTTCGCAACCTTTCTCCTTCAGATAGAAGGAGAAGGGCAATGCTGGTACTGAAGCAGTTCGGTCTGGCAGAAAAGGCAAAAAATAAGCCTGACCAGTTGAGTGGTGGAGAGCAGCAAAGGGTAGCTGTATCCAGAGCCCTTGCGTCAGACCCTTCGATAATACTTGCTGATGAGCCAACAGGGAATCTTGACAGCAAGAACGCCGAACAGATGATGGAGATACTTGGCAATCTGAACCAGAAACTCGGAAAGACGCTAGTTGTGATCACACACAGCGAAGAAGTGGCAAGGAGAGCAAGAAGGATAGTTCACATCAGAGACGGCAAAATAGAGAGGGTCGAAGAAAATTGA
- a CDS encoding ABC transporter ATP-binding protein — protein MTKVYSKGSARKALDEVSFDIPANGIFALIGRNGAGKTTLVRILATQLLPTSGSAEIGGLDVVRDAKKLRKRIAIVPQEARTVAWMTPEQTVLSYLMWRGYDYSEAKKIAVEALAKVGIEGQKDTLNRNLSGGTKRKVLVATVLASEADIIFLDEPTTGLDPISRRELWNYLSRLGKDRFTLLTTHYLEEAEQLADRIGILESGRLVGIGTLDELRKEVKYQYSIRVQNGIKLLVGASGEVAKGRDGSVQLLTTEEEAQRISRILFENGSSFSVSPVGLDEIFFHMVHREVRDD, from the coding sequence TTGACTAAGGTATACAGCAAGGGCTCCGCAAGGAAGGCTCTTGATGAAGTCAGCTTTGATATCCCAGCAAACGGAATATTTGCACTCATTGGCAGGAACGGAGCAGGAAAGACGACACTGGTCAGGATACTTGCGACGCAACTTTTGCCTACTTCGGGCAGTGCAGAAATAGGTGGTCTTGATGTTGTAAGAGATGCCAAGAAGCTTAGAAAGAGAATAGCCATAGTTCCCCAGGAGGCAAGAACTGTAGCATGGATGACACCTGAGCAGACAGTGCTTTCTTATCTGATGTGGAGAGGCTATGACTATTCTGAAGCAAAGAAGATTGCTGTTGAAGCGCTGGCTAAAGTTGGGATAGAAGGGCAGAAAGATACGCTCAACAGAAACCTTTCAGGAGGAACAAAGAGAAAGGTGCTAGTAGCTACAGTTCTCGCTTCAGAAGCTGATATAATCTTCCTTGATGAGCCCACGACCGGACTTGACCCCATCTCAAGAAGGGAATTATGGAATTATCTTTCCCGGCTTGGGAAAGATAGGTTTACATTGCTGACAACTCACTATCTTGAAGAAGCCGAACAGCTGGCAGATAGAATAGGGATACTTGAGAGCGGAAGGCTTGTGGGTATAGGGACACTTGATGAACTCAGAAAGGAAGTAAAGTACCAGTACAGCATAAGGGTTCAGAACGGAATCAAGCTGCTTGTTGGAGCTTCAGGTGAAGTAGCAAAGGGGAGGGACGGTTCAGTCCAGCTTTTGACAACAGAGGAGGAGGCACAAAGGATATCAAGGATACTGTTTGAGAATGGTTCCAGTTTTTCGGTCTCGCCCGTTGGGCTGGACGAGATCTTCTTTCATATGGTTCACAGGGAGGTGAGGGATGATTAA
- a CDS encoding ABC transporter permease, with amino-acid sequence MISVKDMRRVFNQVSAGILVNAVYEMRNYPIVLLNTVLSPLSFLILIVFVSRGALIQDAIVGGFIMSMFSNGIALQADLSHLKNDFKLQDMIVSSPASAASYVTGMALSEVVYSSPALFVLALLALFFIHTSILSIIVLLAVLLTVFLTSVALGFTLATFSSDIVQSFAFSRLISTLFSTLPPVYYPITFIPLPYRYLAYLSPTTYAAQIAQNAINGYATSIPDMAFDWAILLVVTLLLIIVAWKKARWRED; translated from the coding sequence ATGATCTCGGTAAAGGACATGAGAAGAGTGTTTAACCAAGTTTCAGCAGGTATACTTGTCAATGCTGTCTACGAGATGAGAAACTATCCTATTGTCCTTCTCAATACTGTACTTTCCCCTCTTTCCTTCCTTATACTGATAGTATTTGTGAGCAGAGGTGCTCTGATCCAGGATGCGATAGTAGGAGGGTTTATAATGAGCATGTTCTCGAACGGTATAGCTCTTCAGGCAGACCTCTCACACCTGAAGAACGATTTCAAGCTGCAGGATATGATAGTCAGCTCTCCAGCTAGCGCAGCAAGCTACGTCACAGGAATGGCATTGTCAGAAGTAGTGTATTCTTCTCCTGCTCTCTTCGTTCTGGCTCTGCTCGCTCTTTTTTTCATACATACAAGCATTCTCAGCATAATCGTTTTGCTTGCGGTTTTACTGACCGTGTTTCTTACATCAGTCGCCTTGGGCTTCACACTTGCAACTTTTTCAAGCGATATAGTTCAGAGCTTCGCCTTTTCCAGGCTTATATCCACACTCTTTTCTACTCTGCCACCTGTCTACTATCCAATTACTTTCATTCCCCTGCCTTATCGTTATCTTGCATACCTTTCACCCACGACCTACGCTGCACAGATAGCCCAGAACGCGATCAATGGGTATGCAACTTCAATTCCAGACATGGCTTTTGACTGGGCAATACTTCTGGTCGTAACCTTGCTGCTAATAATTGTTGCATGGAAAAAGGCAAGATGGAGAGAAGATTAA
- a CDS encoding M3 family oligoendopeptidase — MPDAAGWKLDDLYHDRSDAERDIGNLKDLMARFEEYRNKLESLNRKELESILRMLEKMHKLMDKLGNYAYLRFSEDTANQDASIFLTKINELESELESKTFFFKAWWARLDSRQTSSLEPDSEDFRHYLKLLKKRERYMLGEEAEKAISMKDLTASSGWVKLYEMVVSSFTYRLKLKNSYMKEDGRVKMFSTAELLQYIYSDNRYLRKAAYNSLLGKYRGNANILAEIYSNIVKNWLNEQVRLRHFPRPISARNFINDVSDEAVDALLSVCRENANVFHEYFKVKGKMLGIRMSRYDVYAPLNKKEGRYTFDEAIRFVLRAFNAFDSRFAELAKRVYDSGHIDHIVRQRKYSGAYCASPGVGETPYILMNFNGSMKDIYTLAHESGHAVHSQLASKHSQLTFHSPLVLAETASVFGEMLLYDSFSGNMDAAILSDRISQLYSTIQRQAYISIFEQEAFEMIGDSATYQEVCLTYKQKLREQLGPSVTIPDIFSYEWLYIPHIFKTPFYCYSYAFGNLLALSLFKLYKEEGRSFVPKYLKILSYGGSEEPDKILHEAGIEIESKSLWNNGFRIIREMISALKNMDLN, encoded by the coding sequence ATGCCTGATGCTGCAGGATGGAAGCTGGATGACCTGTACCATGATCGTAGCGATGCTGAAAGGGATATCGGAAACCTGAAAGACTTGATGGCGAGGTTTGAAGAATACAGGAACAAGCTTGAATCTTTGAACAGAAAGGAACTAGAATCTATTCTGAGAATGCTTGAAAAAATGCATAAACTAATGGATAAGCTGGGTAACTATGCATATCTTCGCTTCTCAGAAGATACAGCTAATCAGGATGCGTCGATATTCCTTACGAAGATAAACGAGCTCGAGTCCGAACTAGAATCGAAGACCTTTTTCTTTAAGGCATGGTGGGCAAGGCTTGATTCACGTCAAACCAGCTCCCTAGAGCCTGATTCAGAAGATTTCAGACATTATCTGAAACTTCTGAAAAAAAGGGAAAGGTACATGCTGGGAGAAGAGGCTGAAAAAGCTATCAGCATGAAGGACCTTACTGCTAGTTCAGGCTGGGTGAAGCTGTACGAGATGGTTGTATCTTCCTTTACCTACCGGTTAAAGCTGAAGAACAGCTACATGAAGGAGGATGGAAGGGTGAAGATGTTTTCAACTGCTGAGCTTCTTCAATATATCTATTCAGACAACAGGTATCTTAGAAAGGCAGCGTACAATTCTTTGCTCGGTAAGTACAGGGGTAATGCCAATATCCTTGCAGAAATATACTCAAACATAGTAAAGAACTGGCTGAACGAGCAAGTCAGACTTAGGCACTTTCCCAGGCCTATATCTGCAAGAAATTTCATCAACGATGTTTCCGATGAAGCGGTTGATGCATTGCTATCAGTCTGCAGAGAGAATGCAAATGTATTTCATGAATATTTCAAGGTCAAGGGGAAGATGCTTGGAATAAGAATGAGCAGATATGATGTATATGCACCGCTGAATAAGAAGGAAGGTAGATACACGTTCGATGAAGCGATCCGATTTGTTTTAAGAGCTTTCAACGCCTTTGATTCGAGATTTGCTGAACTTGCGAAGAGGGTTTATGATTCAGGTCATATAGACCATATTGTAAGGCAGAGGAAGTACTCTGGAGCTTACTGTGCTTCGCCAGGTGTAGGTGAGACACCTTATATACTGATGAATTTCAACGGCAGTATGAAGGACATCTACACTCTAGCTCATGAATCAGGCCACGCTGTCCACTCTCAGCTTGCATCAAAGCATTCACAGCTTACCTTCCACTCCCCTCTTGTTTTGGCGGAAACAGCTTCAGTCTTCGGTGAGATGCTTCTATATGATAGCTTTTCTGGCAATATGGATGCAGCCATACTATCAGATAGGATTTCTCAGCTCTATTCAACCATACAGAGGCAAGCTTACATCTCCATCTTCGAGCAGGAGGCGTTTGAAATGATAGGTGATTCTGCTACGTATCAGGAGGTTTGCCTTACATATAAACAGAAGCTGAGAGAGCAGTTAGGTCCTTCTGTCACCATTCCAGATATATTCTCATACGAATGGCTATACATACCACATATCTTCAAGACACCCTTCTACTGCTACTCATATGCTTTTGGCAATCTGCTCGCTCTTTCTCTGTTCAAACTTTACAAAGAAGAGGGCAGGAGCTTTGTTCCAAAGTATCTCAAGATACTTTCCTATGGAGGCTCAGAAGAGCCAGATAAGATATTGCATGAGGCCGGTATTGAGATAGAATCAAAGTCTCTTTGGAATAACGGCTTCAGGATAATCAGAGAGATGATATCCGCACTTAAAAATATGGATCTGAACTGA